AGGAATCGATATTGAAAATCTGTCAGATTGATTAATTGGATTCTGGATCAGTGGTTCACAAACTTTCTTCCATGAAGCCTGGGCGTCAGTGAAGACCCAGGACCCTCTCACCTCCAAGGCAATAATGAGACAAGAAAAGGCAGAAGGAGCTCCAGAGCCCCTGCCCTTTGCCTCAGCCAGTGCAGCTTTCCTTTTGTCTGTTTTATATATTGGTGTATATGCAAGATTCGGTTTAACAAACGTGCTTGTTTTGCACTCTCTTAAATTCTAGAGCCGGGAAAAGTGTgtcccaaacaaaataaaacaaaacaaaaactaaacctACTTGCCAAGTAGAAAGGAATGATTGATTTGcacatttcaaaagaaatttgaTTTGTGGTGTTCACCCTAGCTTATCAGAATCATATGAAATATGGAAATCTAGTTCATTCTGTTTCGGTCTGGCAGTTATTCTACAAGAATACAAAGTTGATTATTCTGGTTTCTCTGGGGTGATGGGAGAGGGAGCCCCATCACATTGGTACTGCCATCCATTCCCTGTTCAGAGACTACTAGATGGAGCCAACAGCAAAACCGACTGCTTCTTCACAGGCCATTTAAGGCCCTAAACGGCAGTGTTCAGAGGAAGGGAATCAGTATTAAGAACTCACTACGTGTTAGGTGCTATGCTAAGcacttttcataattttccatttaacCCTCAGACAATCCTTTCAAGGAAGATATTATTAACCCCATTATGCATATGAGTTAAATGAGACCCAAAGagcttaagtaacttgtccagagTCATAGGACAGGTTTCCTGGGCTCTATGAGGCACTTGGGCTTTGCAGAGAATAGACCcgagtttgaattctggctccatcacttactGTATGAGTAACCTTAAGCAAGTCGTTCCCAAGCTATAGTCTTAGTTCCCACACAAATAAAATGATGAGTCCTTTCCAGATTTAAAACATCTTTGACACTCAATCTGATTTTACAGTAAAAGCAGTTAAGCAAAAGAGGAAACATTTGAGCGGTCCCGTGTTATAAAAACTATGCTTTTTAATGCTAAAAAGGCTAAGGGAACTTAGCACATGATCTTCCTTCAATTACCATTCCTGGCAATTCCTGGCCAACCCAATATATAAGGAAAGCCTAGGACTGGGCATAGACAAGATCCTTGACTGCAGGTTGCTGAGAAGTTGGGTGAATTAGCAAATATGATGTGCACGGTGAGTGGATTAATGCTAACAAAAGTGGTACAGACTTCAAGAGAGATGCTGGAATCCAGAAGACTCTGTGTGGCCTGAGAGAGTTAAGGAAGTTTCAAGAAGAGGTTGAGACATTGGAGAATGTGTAGGTTGACTAggtgtggggaaggggaggcaCTGGGAGCTGAGTGGAAGGTTGTAAAGTTATTAGATTCCACCCTAAAGCCAGCCcactgtgtttttgatttgcacaGACAAGCCCACGGGGTACGGCTCCAGCAGTCGGCGGGCACCTCAGACAGGCATCGTGGATGAGTGCTGCTTCAGAAGCTGTGATCTGAGGAGGCTGGAGATGTACTGCGCACCCCTCAAGCCCGGCAAGTCAGCCCGCTCTGTCCGCGCCCAGCGCCACACTGACATGCCCAAGGCTCAGAAGGTAAGGCCGCCATGGTGGGATCTGGCTATCCTCAAGTGGTCTGTACCTTATACGTGTAGATGAGCCAAACAGAATGCATGCCCCATGGTCTTCTGGTTTACAGGTCAAAAGATGGCTCTACTCTTACGTTAGTTATCCATTCCTTCGGTTACTCTGCATTGCAAGTTCTCCCTCCCCCCTGCCCAGGATGATGGGAGAACCTGAAGATGATAGAGAACATTAACTAAACTGTGACTAAACATTTGTTATTAAACAAAATTGAAGTCCCAGCTTCACCATTCATCAGTTGAGAGCCCTTGGGCAAATAATGTAACCTATCCTAGCCTTagtttcatcagtaaaatgggaatattaataaTATCTACCACATCAGGTTGTTGTAAAAATTATGGTACACAACTTTTCATGTGCCTACACGATGTAAGTGCTGGATAAGGGTTAACGTCTATCATTATTGTAATTATTAACAAGACATGTAACCTTTTGAGTTTGGGGATTCTGCAATGGCACAAAGTAAAACACTCTAAAATGGGAACTATTTGAAATTCACATTCAGTGACAAatataattaaaggaaaaaagttaaatatagaaattTTTGTTTGGCTCTgagaacacctagaaatttctaATGATCAAAATCTGCAGGTGTCTTTTCCTAAGAGCTAGACTTTGAACAAAACTCAGTGGTCCTGTCTGTGCTATCACAAGCACATACGACAATGGATGCACATTAGTCACCTGATAATTgttttgttgaataagtgaatgaatgaatgaagacatgAATATAAGTGATTACAATTTCAGtcattaagataaaaaaaaagagagagagaactaaaGATAAggtgaagaaggaaaaagaaaatgggaaaatgaataGGGAAAGAAAGAGTTTTCATTTAGAATTCCTCAGGGACTCTGTAGAAAAAACACCCACATTTGGAGCCAAAACTAACATTGTGCAGAAAGCATGAGATAAGAGACCAGCAAGTTCATGATGACACCTTGCTGCTTCGTGGTCCTAAACTGCAGCTGAGGCCAAAGAAGGACTGTGGGGGCTTAGCAGAGGTGTGACCCCAGAAGGCCACCTTCAGTTATGGAAGGGGATTGGGCAAAATACAGTGGCCACCAGGTAAGTCAGGAAGCAAGTACCTCAGAAGTAACCTTTAGGTAAGCATGGTAGGAAAGTGTACTTGAGGGGGCAAAGATGAGTTAATTCTCTCTCTTCCAAGGTATCCCAGTGCCTCTCGATTTCTAGGTGAGGAGGGGATGAGTGTTGGAGACGCGTCCCAAAGTTCTGAAATGCTGGGTCTGGTGACTCAGGTATAGGTCCTTCTCCAGTGCTGACGTTTATTCTGACATCGTATTAAGCTGGGGCTCCCTGGGCTGACTAAGAGGATCTATCTTCAGGGACTCCACAGGAACCACCAGTTCTCAATTCAATTATTTTTGTGATGTTTACAGTATCAACCGCCATCTACCAACAAGAAAATGAAGTCTCAGAGGAGAAGGAGAGGTGGGCCAAAGAAACACCCAGGAGGGGAACAGAATGAGGGGACAGAAGCAAGTCAGCATatcagaggaaagaagaaagagcagagGGAGATTGGAGCTAGAAACTCTGGACACAGAGGCAAAAAAGGAAACTGGAGGAGAGAAGGAGTAAGGAGACAGAGGAAAGGacaatgaaagaaacagacagcataaagaaaagcaggaaatgctatggaggaaatgaagaaaaataggcCTGGAGGAGTTAGATAAAGcttggaaggaagaaaaggaaacatgtTATAGAATGTGGCTACAAaagtggagaaaatggaaaagaaaaacataatgccCAAGAAATGCCAAAGAAAGACAATggcaagaatgaaaaaaaaaaaaaatagaaatactaaAAGAGGCAAACAAGAAATAGCAGCATCACCCCCTCCCCAATTaagtgtaattttttaaattaagataaatATCAAggcttttatatgtatttttagaaattttatataaatctaTTATAGAAGAATTGCCTGTATCAATACCAGAGTTAAATATTAGCCCCAAATTCTCAGCAAGACTGAATTGTGTCACAGAAGTTCCCAGATTTCCTTTCCTGCAGTGTCATTGGAGGCTGCATTTCTTAGTCAAGTTCAGGGTTCGGGTCAAACAGCATCCAATATTTGCCTAAAGGCATGTGAAGTAACCTATGAGAGGAGGTCACTGAACTTTTTTTGTGTGCGTACTTTGGAATCAGATGTAGACTTCTGATGTCTGACTATGGCCTTCTGATTTAATCTCCTAGAAAACATAATcatattcattctctctctcacaatctctctctttcccccacccccccctccaccaccaccacacacacacacatctagaTTTTTATATCTGAAGTCCTCTGAGTTCCTGCTCCATAAAAACCCTAGGACCATGTGATGTTACAATTGGAATTTGGTTCAATcccttcattttaaagataagggcACTGAGGTCTAGAAATGGCAGATGATTTGCTTGGGTTCTAAGCAGCCATCTTTCTGATCAGCAGAGCACAGCAAAGAATCAAAGTAGAATCTAAGAAagatttccaaaattaaaatatggGACAGAATGGTCACATGAAGTCCCCCACTAGTTTAATATTTTTCTGCCAAAAGGAAGGGGGCAAATGAGAGCAAGGGCACACTGGATTTTCCTGAGACTAAGGAAAAGCTAAGCGATATCACAAAATTTAGGTCCTAGAGATCTTCTCATTCAATTCCCTTGATTTAATCAGGGTCTTCATAGATAATGAAGCATCTGAATTCTAAGTTATAAGAACTGAGAGAGAGTACAAGAAAGAAGTGCTCAGCAAAGCAAACAACAAACATGTAGGGTTAAGAAGATGACTAACCCAAGAAGGGAAGCATGTCATCCAAATAGCCTACTTGGAAGATGGCGTAGTATAAAGGAATCTTCTTCCTGCCTGGTCCTTCAGGCTCTTGCCATGCCTTTTATTTAGGATTATTCTTCCTCCAGGTTCACTGAAAACCCAGGACCCCTCAAATACAATGGAGACACCCAAGCCTCAACCCTGGAGGAGATGGTCCACTCAGAATTGTATCAAAGCCCCAGATGGGAACCAAGCCACTGATGCTGTGGTTCAAAAGTGGATCCCGGCTTCTCAGGGCAGTCTGACTGAGACAGCCACCCTATTCAGGAGACACTGATTTCTCCTACTAAGTCATCCATGCTTTGGGACCAGCCCCAGGCACTGGCCAGAACCTACTGTGACCACCACCTTAGAGTGGCTTGCAAATGCAGATGGCTTTCAAGGGACCACAGTTCAAAAGAAGAATTCAGAGTTCATGTCCTATGGAAAGGTTCCTTGGAGGATTATCTCTTCTTTCATTGATGTCTGGGTAAATGTCAATTATAACTCAAGGCCTTGGGTAAACTATAATTGTATATTTACTTTACTGTCATCAGGAAACGTGCAGTCTTTCCTAACCCAAAATTATACCCAGTGAGAAACTTCATTCAAGAAGAACTAAATCAatggctttaaaagaaaaaaatagaaaagaagaaacagaactttCTAGTTAAAGAATGCTTAACCCCCAGACTATGTATTAAAGACCACATCTTTTTGGAATGGATTTTAATTCCAAAACAAACATCTTGAATTCCTACACATGATTACTGAATAATACAAtctagaaaacaggaaaaatctATTGTTGtctttccatctcctccttt
Above is a window of Choloepus didactylus isolate mChoDid1 chromosome 8, mChoDid1.pri, whole genome shotgun sequence DNA encoding:
- the IGF1 gene encoding insulin-like growth factor I isoform X3, translating into MVTPTVKMHIMSSSHLFYLALCLLTFTSSATAGPETLCGAELVDALQFVCGDRGFYFNKPTGYGSSSRRAPQTGIVDECCFRSCDLRRLEMYCAPLKPGKSARSVRAQRHTDMPKAQKYQPPSTNKKMKSQRRRRGSLKTQDPSNTMETPKPQPWRRWSTQNCIKAPDGNQATDAVVQKWIPASQGSLTETATLFRRH
- the IGF1 gene encoding insulin-like growth factor I isoform X2 translates to MGKISSLPTQLFKCCFCDFLKVKMHIMSSSHLFYLALCLLTFTSSATAGPETLCGAELVDALQFVCGDRGFYFNKPTGYGSSSRRAPQTGIVDECCFRSCDLRRLEMYCAPLKPGKSARSVRAQRHTDMPKAQKYQPPSTNKKMKSQRRRRGGPKKHPGGEQNEGTEASQHIRGKKKEQREIGARNSGHRGKKGNWRREGVRRQRKGQ
- the IGF1 gene encoding insulin-like growth factor I isoform X4 → MVTPTVKMHIMSSSHLFYLALCLLTFTSSATAGPETLCGAELVDALQFVCGDRGFYFNKPTGYGSSSRRAPQTGIVDECCFRSCDLRRLEMYCAPLKPGKSARSVRAQRHTDMPKAQKYQPPSTNKKMKSQRRRRGGPKKHPGGEQNEGTEASQHIRGKKKEQREIGARNSGHRGKKGNWRREGVRRQRKGQ
- the IGF1 gene encoding insulin-like growth factor I isoform X1 is translated as MGKISSLPTQLFKCCFCDFLKVKMHIMSSSHLFYLALCLLTFTSSATAGPETLCGAELVDALQFVCGDRGFYFNKPTGYGSSSRRAPQTGIVDECCFRSCDLRRLEMYCAPLKPGKSARSVRAQRHTDMPKAQKYQPPSTNKKMKSQRRRRGSLKTQDPSNTMETPKPQPWRRWSTQNCIKAPDGNQATDAVVQKWIPASQGSLTETATLFRRH